In Chlorocebus sabaeus isolate Y175 chromosome 19, mChlSab1.0.hap1, whole genome shotgun sequence, a single genomic region encodes these proteins:
- the RABL2B gene encoding rab-like protein 2B isoform X6, translating into MARPSLWVFDVQRKVTYKNLSTWYMELREFRPEIPCIVVANKIDDINATQKSFNFAKKFSLPLYFVSAADGTNVVKLFNDAIRLAVSYKQNSQDFMDEIFQELENFKLEQEEENVPDQEQKQNSSIETPSEEAASPHS; encoded by the exons ATGGCAAGACCATCCTTGTGG GTGTTTGATGTACAGAGGAAAGTCACCTATAAGAACCTGAGCACCTGGTACATGGAGCTTCGGGAGTTCAGGCCAGAGATCCCATGCATCGTGGTGGCCAATAAAATTGATG ACATAAACGCGACCCAAAAAAGCTTCAATTTTGCCAAGAAGTTCTCCCTGCCCCTGTATTTCGTCTCAGCTGCTGATGGTACCAATGTTGTCAAG CTCTTCAATGATGCAATTCGATTAGCTGTGTCTTACAAACAGAACTCCCAGGACTTCATGGATGAGATTTTTCAGGAGCTCGAG AACTTCAAGTTGGAACAGGAAGAGGAGAATGTGCCAGACCAGGAGCAGAAGCAGAACAGCAGCATCGAGACCCCATCAGAGGAGGCGGCCTCTCCCCACAGCTGA
- the RABL2B gene encoding rab-like protein 2B isoform X3, whose product MERFLMDGFQPQQLSTYALTLYKHTTTVDGKTILVDFWDTAGQERFQSMHASYYHKAHACIMVFDVQRKVTYKNLSTWYMELREFRPEIPCIVVANKIDADINATQKSFNFAKKFSLPLYFVSAADGTNVVKLFNDAIRLAVSYKQNSQDFMDEIFQELENFKLEQEEENVPDQEQKQNSSIETPSEEAASPHS is encoded by the exons ATGGAGAGATTTCTCATGGATGGCTT TCAGCCACAGCAGCTGTCCACGTACGCCCTGACCCTCTACAAGCACACAACCACGGTAGATGGCAAGACCATCCTTGTGG ACTTTTGGGACACAGCAGGCCAGGAGCGGTTCCAGAGCATGCATGCCTCCTACTACCACAAGGCCCACGCCTGCATCATG GTGTTTGATGTACAGAGGAAAGTCACCTATAAGAACCTGAGCACCTGGTACATGGAGCTTCGGGAGTTCAGGCCAGAGATCCCATGCATCGTGGTGGCCAATAAAATTGATG CAGACATAAACGCGACCCAAAAAAGCTTCAATTTTGCCAAGAAGTTCTCCCTGCCCCTGTATTTCGTCTCAGCTGCTGATGGTACCAATGTTGTCAAG CTCTTCAATGATGCAATTCGATTAGCTGTGTCTTACAAACAGAACTCCCAGGACTTCATGGATGAGATTTTTCAGGAGCTCGAG AACTTCAAGTTGGAACAGGAAGAGGAGAATGTGCCAGACCAGGAGCAGAAGCAGAACAGCAGCATCGAGACCCCATCAGAGGAGGCGGCCTCTCCCCACAGCTGA
- the RABL2B gene encoding rab-like protein 2B isoform X5, which translates to MARPSLWVFDVQRKVTYKNLSTWYMELREFRPEIPCIVVANKIDADINATQKSFNFAKKFSLPLYFVSAADGTNVVKLFNDAIRLAVSYKQNSQDFMDEIFQELENFKLEQEEENVPDQEQKQNSSIETPSEEAASPHS; encoded by the exons ATGGCAAGACCATCCTTGTGG GTGTTTGATGTACAGAGGAAAGTCACCTATAAGAACCTGAGCACCTGGTACATGGAGCTTCGGGAGTTCAGGCCAGAGATCCCATGCATCGTGGTGGCCAATAAAATTGATG CAGACATAAACGCGACCCAAAAAAGCTTCAATTTTGCCAAGAAGTTCTCCCTGCCCCTGTATTTCGTCTCAGCTGCTGATGGTACCAATGTTGTCAAG CTCTTCAATGATGCAATTCGATTAGCTGTGTCTTACAAACAGAACTCCCAGGACTTCATGGATGAGATTTTTCAGGAGCTCGAG AACTTCAAGTTGGAACAGGAAGAGGAGAATGTGCCAGACCAGGAGCAGAAGCAGAACAGCAGCATCGAGACCCCATCAGAGGAGGCGGCCTCTCCCCACAGCTGA
- the ACR gene encoding acrosin, with product MVEMLPTAILLVLAVSVVAKDNATCDGPCGLRFRQNPQGGVRIVGGKAAQHGAWPWMVSLQIFTYGSHRHHACGGSLLNSRWVLTAAHCFVGKNKVYDWRLVFGAKEITYGNNKPVKAPLQERYVEKIIIHEKYNSATEGNDIALVKITPPISCGRFIGPGCLPHFKAGLPRGPQICWVAGWGYIEEKAPRPSSMLMEARVDLIDLDLCNSTQWYNGRIQPTNVCAGYPLGKIDTCQGDSGGPLMCKDSKKGAYVVVGITSWGVGCARAKRPGIYTATWPYLNWIASKIGSNALHMIQPATPPPPTTRPPPIRLPSSHPISAHLPWYFQPPPRPLPSRPPSAQPRPPPPPPPPPPPPPSPLPPPPPPPPPSSTTKPPQGLSFAKRLQQLIEALKGKTYSDGKNYYDMETTELPELTSTS from the exons ATGGTTGAGATGCTACCAACTGCCATTCTGCTGGTCTTGGCAGTGTCCGTGGTTGCTAAAGATAACGCCACGTGTGA TGGCCCCTGTGGGTTACGGTTCAGGCAGAACCCACAAGGTGGTGTCCGCATTGTCGGCGGGAAGGCTGCACAGCATGGGGCCTGGCCCTGGATGGTCAGCCTCCAGATCTTCACGTACGGCAGTCACAGGCACCACGCATGTGGAGGCAGCTTGCTGAATTCGCGATGGGTGCTCACGGCTGCTCACTGCTTCGTTGGCAAAAA TAAAGTGTATGACTGGAGACTGGTTTTCGGAGCAAAGGAAATTACATACGGGAACAATAAACCAGTAAAGGCACCTCTGCAAGAGAGATATGTGGAGAAAATCATCATTCACGAAAAATACAACTCTGCAACAGAGGGAAACGACATTGCCCTCGTGAAGATCACCCCTCCCATTTCGTGTGGGCGTTTCATTGGGCCGGGCTGCCTGCCCCACTTTAAAGCAGGCCTCCCCAGAGGCCCCCAGATCTGCTGGGTGGCTGGCTGGGGATATATAGAAGAGAAAG CCCCCAGGCCATCATCTATGCTGATGGAGGCACGTGTGGATCTCATCGACCTGGACTTGTGTAACTCGACCCAGTGGTACAATGGGCGCATTCAGCCAACCAATGTGTGCGCGGGGTATCCTTTAGGCAAGATCGACACCTGCCAG GGGGACAGTGGCGGGcctctcatgtgcaaagacagcAAGAAAGGCGCCTACGTGGTCGTGGGAATCACAAGCTGGGGGGTAGGCTGTGCCCGTGCCAAGCGCCCCGGAATCTACACGGCCACCTGGCCCTATCTGAACTGGATTGCCTCCAAGATTGGTTCTAATGCTCTGCATATGATTCAACCGGccacccctccaccccccaccacTAGACCGCCCCCAATTCgactcccctcctcccaccctatcTCTGCTCACCTTCCTTGGTATTTCCAACCGCCCCCTCGACCACTTCCATCCCGACCACCTTCAGCTCAGCCTcgacccccacctccacccccgcccccacccccacctccaccctcacctttacctccacccccgcccccacctccaccctcatcTACCACAAAACCTCCCCAAGGACTTTCTTTTGCCAAGCGCCTACAGCAGCTCATAGAGGCCTTGAAGGGGAAGACCTATTCCGACGGAAAGAACTATTATGATATGGAGACCACAGAGCTCCCAGAACTGACCTCTACCTCCTGA